From the genome of Arvicola amphibius chromosome 9, mArvAmp1.2, whole genome shotgun sequence, one region includes:
- the Slc52a2 gene encoding solute carrier family 52, riboflavin transporter, member 2 — protein MAAPPLGRLVLTHLFVALFGMGSWAAVNGIWVELPVVTKELPEGWSLPSYLSVLVALGNLGLLLVTLWRRLARGKGERIPIQVVQGLSIVGTALLALLWNHVAPVAGQSHSVAFLTLTFVLSLACCASNVTFLPFLSHLPPPFLRSFFLGQGLSALLPCVLALVQGVGRLECLPVLANDTTGPPIQQSPINFPERFSATTFFWVMTALLGTSAAAFQGLLLLLPSSSSVPMMDAGLQIGAPGTEEEEEEEEEVSPLQEPPGQVAETAPSPDPKAHQLFSSRSASLLGLLAVTNALTNGVLPAVQSFSCLPYGRLAYHLAVVLGSSANPLACFLAMAVLCRSLAGLYGLSILGMFFGAYLMTLAVLSPCPPLVGTSAGVVLVVLSWVLCAGVFSYVKVSINSLLHSGGRPALLAAGVAIQVGSLLGAITMFPLTSIYSVFQSVKDCADQCGP, from the exons ATGGCAGCACCTCCGCTGGGCCGACTGGTGCTGACCCATCTGTTCGTGGCCCTTTTCGGCATGGGCTCCTGGGCTGCGGTCAATGGGATCTGGGTAGAGCTGCCTGTAGTGACGAAAGAGCTCCCGGAGG GTTGGAGCCTCCCTTCGTACCTCTCTGTGCTTGTGGCGCTGGGGAACCTGGGTCTGCTGCTGGTGACCCTGTGGAGGCGTTTGGCTCGCGGCAAGGGCGAGCGGATCCCTATCCAAGTGGTGCAGGGACTAAGCATAGTGGGCACAGCCCTGCTGGCCCTTCTGTGGAACCACGTGGCCCCAGTGGCAGGGCAGTCCCACTCTGTGGCCTTCCTCACGCTGACTTTTGTATTGTCACTGGCCTGCTGTGCTTCTAATGTCACTTTCCTGCCCTTCCTGAGCCACCTGCCCCCTCCCTTTTTACGCTCTTTCTTCCTGGGCCAGGGCCTAAGTGCCCTGTTGCCTTGTGTGCTAGCCCTGGTACAGGGGGTGGGCCGCCTTGAGTGTCTGCCCGTGCTGGCCAATGATACCACTGGGCCTCCTATCCAGCAGTCCCCCATCAATTTCCCCGAGCGCTTTTCTGCCACCACTTTCTTCTGGGTTATGACTGCCCTTCTGGGcacttctgctgctgctttccAAGGTCTCCTGTTACTACTGCCATCTTCATCCTCTGTCCCCATGATGGATGCAGGGCTTCAGATAGGAGCACCaggaacagaggaggaagaggaagaggaagaagaggtctCACCGTTGCAGGAGCCACCAGGCCAGGTGGCAGAAACTGCACCCAGCCCAGACCCTAAGGCCCATCAGCTGTTCTCTTCCCGAAGTGCCAGTCTACTGGGGCTGCTGGCTGTCACCAATGCTCTGACCAATGGTGTGCTGCCTGCTGTACAGAGCTTTTCCTGCCTGCCCTATGGGCGCCTGGCCTACCACTTGGCTGTCGTACTGGGTAGCTCCGCCAACCCCCTTGCCTGTTTTCTGGCCATGGCAGTgctgtgcag GTCTCTGGCAGGGCTGTATGGTCTGTCTATTCTGGGCATGTTCTTTGGAGCCTACCTGATGACACTGGCAGTCTTAAGTCCCTGTCCTCCTCTGGTGGGCACCTCTGCAGGTGTGGTCCTTGTG GTGCTCTCGTGGGTACTGTGTGCAGGCGTGTTCTCATACGTCAAGGTGTCGATCAATTCCCTGCTGCACAGTGGAGGCCGGCCAGCACTGCTTGCAGCTGGTGTGGCCATCCAGGTGGGCTCTCTGCTGGGTGCCATTACCATGTTCCCTCTCACCAGCATCTATTCAGTGTTTCAGAGTGTAAAGGACTGTGCGGACCAGTGTGGCCCCTGA
- the Fbxl6 gene encoding F-box/LRR-repeat protein 6 encodes MAPVSSGRVRRRARGSKRTDARARSAEDWWWDRLAPRGSGYHLLQADSMLLVLPDLEPTRARAHRRAPRRAPRPLTRGPTAAAKPRVKPQPESSPDQCPDSGWGDRIPLEVLVHIFGLLVAAHGPMPFLGRAARVCRLWHEATSHPSLWHTVTLSPPLVGRAAKGNLKAEKKLLASLEWLIPNRFSQLQRLTLIHWKSQVRPVLELVSKFCPRLTFLKLSDCHSVTADTLVMLAKACHQLHSLDLHHSMVESTAVVSFLEEAGSRMRKLWLTYSSQTTAILGVLLGSCCPQLQVLEVSTGMSCNSTPLQLPVEALQKACPRLQVLRLLNLIWLPKPCGRGVPQGPGFPSLEELCLAGSTCSFVSDEVLGRLLHCSPKLRLLDLRGCARITPAGLCDLPCQELEQLYLGLYGMSDGLTLAKKGSPLLTQKWYHSLRELDISGQGFSEKDLEQALAVFSGTSGGLHPALCSLNLRGTRVTPSTVSSVISSCPGLLYLNLESCRCLPRGLKRAYRGLEEVQWCLEQLLTSPSPLSSR; translated from the exons ATGGCTCCTGTATCCTCTGGGCGAGTTCGGCGTCGAGCTCGAGGCTCCAAGCGGACCGATGCGCGAGCCCGTTCGGCCGAGGACTGGTGGTGGGACAGGCTGGCACCTCGCGGTTCTGGATACCACCTGCTGCAAGCGGACAGCATGCTACTCGTGCTGCCGGACCTAGAACCTACCCGCGCTCGTGCTCACAGGCGCGCCCCTCGCCGCGCTCCGAGACCTCTGACTCGCGGCCCCACAGCGGCAGCCAAGCCCAGGGTTAAGCCCCAACCTGAGTCGTCGCCCGATCAGTGCCCGGACTCCGGCTGGGGAGACCGTATTCCCTTAGAAGTCCTGGTGCATATTTTCGGGTTGTTGGTTGCGGCTCATGGGCCCATGCCGTTTCTTGGCAG GGCTGCACGCGTTTGCCGCCTTTGGCATGAAGCTACCTCCCATCCTTCACTCTGGCACACTGTGACCCTGTCACCCCCGCTGGTTGGCCGGGCTGCCAAGGGCAACCTTAAGGCAGAGAAGAAGCTCCTTGCTTCCCTGGAATGGCTCATACCCAATCG GTTCTCACAGCTCCAGAGGTTGACCCTCATCCACTGGAAGTCTCAAGTACGCCCTGTGTTGGAG CTGGTTAGCAAGTTCTGCCCCCGGCTCACCTTCCTCAAGCTTTCAGACTGCCACAGTGTTACTGCTGACACCCTGGTCATGTTAGCCAAAGCCTGCCACCAGCTCCACAGCCTGGACCTACACCATTCCATG GTAGAGTCCACAGCTGTGGTGAGCTTCTTGGAGGAGGCAGGGTCCCGAATGCGGAAGCTGTGGCTGACCTACAGTTCCCAGACGACAGCCATCTTGGGTGTGCTGCTG GGCAGCTGCTGCCCCCAGCTCCAGGTCCTGGAGGTCAGCACTGGCATGAGCTGCAACAGTACGCCCCTGCAGCTGCCCGTAGAGGCCCTGCAGAAAGCCTGCCCCCGGCTACAG GTGCTACGACTGCTAAATCTAATCTGGCTTCCCAAGCCTTGTGGACGAGGGGTGCCCCAGGGACCAGGCTTCCCCAGCCTTGAGGAGCTCTGTCTGGCTGGCTCCACCTGCAGCTTTGTGAGCGATGAGGTTCTGGGCCGCTTACTCCATTGCTCTCCCAAGCTGCGCCTGCTGGATCTTCGCGGCTGTGCTAGGATCACACCTGCCGGCCTGTGTGATTTACCGTGTCAAG AGCTGGAACAGCTGTACCTGGGCCTCTACGGCATGTCTGACGGGCTGACTCTGGCTAAGAAAGGCAGCCCCCTGTTGACCCAGAAGTGGTATCACAGCCTCAGGGAGCTTGACATCAGTGGCCAAGGCTTCAGCGAGAAAGACCTGGAACAGGCCCTCGCCGTTTTCTCTGGCACCTCTGGGGGCTTACATCCAGCCTTGTGCTCCCTCAACCTCAGGGGTACCCGAGTTACACCAAGCACAGTCAG TTCTGTGATTAGCAGTTGCCCAGGGCTGCTGTATCTCAATCTGGAGTCCTGCCGGTGCCTCCCCAGGGGACTGAAGCGTGCCTACCGGGGCCTGGAGGAAGTTCAGTGGTGTCTAGAACAGCTGCTTACAAGCCCGAGCCCGCTGTCCTCCAGATAA